The Arthrobacter oryzae DNA window GGTGCTTGACTCGACGTGGGATAAGCATTTAAGCCTGTCCTCCTTCTACTGCCTGTGCCGGCGCGGCAGAAGCTGCTTCAGCTGCCGGAGCTTCGGCAGCAGGAGCTGCCTCAGCGGCCGGACGGTCGGTACGACGACGGCGGTCACCACGGTCAGCGCCACCCGGGCGGCCCGGACGATCGCTGGCACCACGGCCGCGGGACGGAGCAGCAGCTGCCTGCTGAGCCAGTTCCTTGGAGGTGACGTCACCCTTGTAGATCCAGACCTTCACGCCGATGCGGCCGAAGGTGGTCTTGGCTTCGTAGAAGCCGTAGTCGATGTTCGCACGGAGGGTGTGCAGGGGCACACGGCCTTCGCGGTAGAACTCCGAGCGGGACATTTCAGCCCCGCCCAGTCGACCGGAGCAAGCGATACGGATGCCCTTGGCACCAGCGCGCTGCGCGGACTGCATGGCCTTCTTCATTGCACGGCGGAATGCCACGCGGGAAGTCAGCTGCTCCGCAACGCCCTGGGCAACAAGCTGTGCTTCCATCTCGGGGTTCTTGACCTCGAGGATGTTCAGCTGAACCTGCTTGCCGGTGAGCTTCTCGAGCTCGCCGCGGATGCGGTCTGCTTCAGCACCGCGGCGGCCGATAACGATGCCCGGACGTGCCGTGTGGATATCCACGCGGACACGGTCGCGGGTGCGCTCGATTTCAACCTTGGCGATACCGGCGCGCTCCATGCCCGTGGACATGAGCTGGCGGATACGGATGTCTTCGCGAACGAAGTCCTTGTACCGCTGACCGGACTTGGTGCTGTCAGCAAACCAGTGCGATACGTGATCGGTGGTGATGCCGAGTCGGAACCCGTGCGGGTTAACTTTCTGTCCCACTTAGCGAGCCTCCTCTTTCTCCGGGGTAGCGACTACCACGGTGATGTGGCTCGTGCGCTTCTTGATCTGAAATGCACGACCCTGGGCACGCGGCTGGAACCGCTTCATGGTCGGGCCTTCATCAACAAACGCTTCGCTGATGATGAGGTCACCTTCGTCAAACGCCACGCCGTCACGGTCCGCGAGGACCCGGGCGTTGGAGATTGCCGACTGAACTACCTTGAATACCGGCTCAGAAGCTGCCTGGGGGGCAAACTTCAGAATTGCCAGAGCCTCGTTCGCTTGCTTACCACGAACAAGGTTGACGACGCGCCGGGCCTTCATAGGCGTTACGCGGATGTGACGCGCAATTGCCTTGGCTTCCATTGCTTTCCTTCTCTCGTCTTTGACGTAAGTGCAGGCGCCTAGCGGCGCTTGCCCTTACGGTCGTCCTTGACATGGCCGCGGAATGTCCGCGTGGGAGCGAATTCGCCGAGCTTGTGCCCGACCATCGACTCGGTGACAAACACCGGGATGTGCTTGCGTCCGTCGTGAACGGCGATCGTGTGCCCGAGCATGTCGGGGATGATCATCGAACGGCGGGACCAGGTCTTGATGACGTTCTTGGTGCCCTTTTCGTTTTCCCTGTCCACCTTCACAAAGAGGTGCTGGTCAACGAAAGGACCTTTTTTCAGGCTGCGTGGCATGTGTCCAGGCTCCTATCGCTTGTTCTTGCCAGTACGACGGCGACGAACAATAAGCTTGTCGCTCTCTTTGTTGGGACGGCGGGTGCGGCCTTCGCGCTTACCGTTCGGGTTGACGGGGTTACGTCCACCGGACGTCTTACCTTCGCCACCACCATGCGGGTGGTCAACCGGGTTCATCGCGACACCACGGACGGTCGGGCGAACGCCCTTCCAGCGCATGCGGCCGGCCTTACCCCAGTTGATGTTCGACTGCTCGGCGTTGCCGACCTCGCCGATCGTTGCGCGGCAGCGCACGTCGACGTTGCGGATTTCGCCGGAAGGCAGACGCAGCTGGGCGAAGCGGCCTTCCTTTGCAACGAGCTGGATCGATGCGCCGGCGGAGCGGCCCATCTTGGCGCCGCCACCCGGACGCAGTTCAACTGCGTGGACTACGGTACCCACCGGGATGTTGAGCAGCGGCAGGTTGTTGCCCGGCTTGATGTCAGCGCTGGCACCTGCTTCCACAACGTCACCCTGGGACAGCTTGTTCGGGGCGATGATGTAACGCTTGGTGCCATCAACGTAGTGCAGGAGGGCGATGCGAGCCGTGCGGTTCGGATCGTACTCAATTTCGGCAACGCGGGCGTTGACGCCGTCTTTGTCGTGGCGACGGAAGTCGATCAGACGGTACTGGCGCTTGTGGCCACCACCCTTGTGACGGGTCGTGATCTTACCGGTGTTGTTACGGCCACCCTTTTTCGGGAGGGGACGTACCAACGACTTTTCCGGCGTCGACCGCGTGATTTCAGTGAAGTCCGCTACGCTCGAGCCGCGACGGCCCGGGGTAGTCGGCTTATATTTACGGATTCCCATAATTCATTTCCTCGTTAAAGTGGTCTCCGCTACGCGAGCGGACCGCCGAAGATGTCGATCGTGCCTTCTTTGAGGGTCACAATCGCACGCTTGGTGTTCTTGCGGGTTCCCCAGCCGAATTTGGTGCGCTTGCGCTTACCGGCACGGTTGATGGTGTTGATCGAGTCGACCTTGACGGAGAAAATCTTCTCCACGGCCAGCTTGATCTCGGTCTTGTTCGAGCGGGGGTCCACCAGGAAGGTGTACTTTCCCTCATCGATCAGGCCGTAGCTCTTTTCCGATACGACGGGTGCAAGCACGACGTCGCGCGGGTCCTTGATGGTGGCTGCACTCACTTGGCATCCTCCTCGTTCTTTGCCTTGGCGGCAACGAATGCCTCGTAGGCAGCCTTGGTGAAGACTACGTCGTCAGAGACGAGCACGTCGTAGGTGTTCAGCTGGTCTGCGTACAGAACGTGAACATCTGCGAGGTTGCGCACGGACAGTGCGGCAACGTCGTTGGCGCGCTCGATGACAACGAGCAGGTTCTTGCGCTCGGACACGCCGCGCAACGTTGCCAGTGCATCCTTGGCGGACGGCTTGGTGCCGGCTACCAGTTCAGCAACAACGTGGATGCGGCCGTTACGGGCGCGGTCAGACAATGCGCCGCGCAGTGCAGCAGCAATCATCTTCTTGGGGGTCCGCTGGCTGTAGTCACGCGGGGTCGGGCCGTGGACAACGCCACCACCGGTCATGTGAGGAGCACGGATTGAACCCTGACGGGCGCGGCCGGTGCCCTTCTGCTTGAACGGCTTGCGGCCTGCACCGGAAACTTCAGCGCGGGTCTTGGTCTTGTGGGTACCCTGGCGAGCAGCAGCGAGCTGGGCAACGACGACCTGGTGCAGCAGCGGCACGTTGGTCTGTACGTCGAAGATCTCTGCAGGCAGGTCAACCTTGACAGTGCTAGTCATTGAACTAGGCTCCCTTCACGGCGGTGCGTACGAGTACGACCTGGCCGCGGGCACCGGGAACGGCGCCCTTGATGAGGAGCAGCGACTTCTCGACGTCAACTGCGTGAACCGTGAGGTTCAGCGTGGTGTGACGAACGGCGCCCATGCGGCCGGCCATTTTCATGCCCTTGAAGACGCGGCTCGGGGTGGATGCGCCACCGATTGAACCGGGCTTACGGTGGTTCTTGTGTGCACCGTGGGAAGCACCTACGCCGTGGAAGCCGTGACGCTTCATAACACCGGCGAAGCCCTTACCCTTGGTGGTGCCAACGACGTCGATCTTCTGTCCGGCTTCGAAGACCTCAACAGAGAGCTCCTGGCCAAGTTCGTACTCAGCAGCATCTGCGGTACGGAGTTCGACGACGTGGCGGCGAGGCGTGACGCCTGCCTTTTCAAAGTGACCAGCCAGCGGCTTGGTGACCTTGCGGGGATCGATCTGGCCGTAGCCGATCTGAACGGCGACGTAGCCATCAACGTCTGCATTGCGCAGCTGGGTGATGACGTTTGAGTCAGCCTGGACAACAGTGACGGGGATGAGCTTGTTGTTCTCGTCCCAGACCTGGGTCATGCCGAGCTTCGTGCCCAGCAGGCCCTTTACGTTACGGGTTGCGGTCATAGTCTCTCAGCACCTCCCTACAGCTTGATTTCGATGTTCACGTCGGCCGGCAGGTCGAGACGCATAAGCGAGTCAACAGCCTTCGGCGTGGGGTCGATGATGTCGATCAGACGCTTGTGCGTGCGCATTTCAAAGTGCTCGCGGCTGTCCTTGTACTTGTGCGGAGAGCGGATAACGCAGTACACGTTCTTCTCCGTCGGAAGCGGCACGGGGCCAACTACCGTTGCGCCTGCGCGCGTGACCGTCTCAACGATCTTCCGGGCTGAAACGTCAATGACCTCGTGGTCGTATGACTTCAGCCGGATGCGGATTTTTTGTCCCGCCATGTCGCCTGACTCTCTTTCAGTCTGTGCTTCCCCTGATTGGGGCTGCCCTGTTCACTTACGTGTTGTATGGCTGCCGAAGCATTTGAAGTCGTAACTACCACCCGCCGCACAAGCTGAATCCGGAAGAATCCGGGTTCCTCAACCTGCCGGCGCAACCGACCCCCGCGGTCGGGCGTGTCGCGCTGTTCGCGCGTACTCGTCCGCAGTTCCATGGGGAGTGGGTTATGTTTGGTCTCCTACTTGGACCCTGACATCCGGCATTATCCGGATCGGGACGCGAAGGAGCGCTTGAACAACTCATCTAGTATGCCGGATTTTGCGGACAGAAGCGAATCAGGCCCGCGACCGACGCCTTCGTCCCCCGATGACTGGTCATTGCCTTCAGCAACCGTCGATTGGATGATAGGGGCATGACTGTGCAAAACTCTGCGGCGTTGCAGAGCCTGGCCGAACGCCTGGATCCGAACTTCGTCCTGGGCGTGGCGGCGGCGGCGTTCCAGATCGAGGGGTCGCTCAAAGCCGACGGGCGCGGCCCCTCGGGCTGGGACGCCTTCGCCGAGAAACCCGGCAGCATCATGGACGGCCACTCCCCGGCCGTCGCCTGCGACCACTACAACCGGTCCGGCGAGGACGTGGCCCTCATGCGCGAGCTGGGCGTGGACTCCTACCGGTTCTCCATTTCCTGGCCCCGCATCCAGCCGGAAGGCCGCGGCTCGTTCAACAGCCAGGGCCTGGACTTCTATGACCGGCTGATCGACCAGTTGCTCGAGGCCGGCATCTCACCGATGGCCACCCTCTACCACTGGGACACTCCCCTTCCCCTCGAACATGGCGGCGGCTGGATGAACCGGTCCACCGCTGAACGGTTCGCCGAATACAGCGCGGCAGCCGGCCAGCGGTTCGGGGACCGTGTGGCGCAGTGGGTTACCCTGAACGAACCGGTTTCGGTAACCCTCAACGGCTACGCGCTGGGGGTCCATGCCCCTGGCCACGATCTTCTTTTCAACGCCCTGCCGTCGATTCACCATCAGCTGCTTGGGCACGGCCTCGCTGTCCAGGCCCTGCGGGGCGCAGGCGTCACCGGGGCCGTCGGCGTCACTAATCTCCACTCCCCTGTCCGGCCGGCAACCGGCAAGCGCGGCGACAGGATGGTGGCGAGGATTTTCGACATTTTGATGAACCGCGTCTACGCGGACCCTGTTCTGCTGGGCCGGTACCCGAAGCTGCCGCTGGCGGTCCGTCCGTGGTTCCGCTCGATGGGCAGGATTTCCGACGCCGACCTCCGGACCATCCACCAGCCCTTGGACTTCTACGGGCTCAATTACTACTACCCCGTGAAAGTGGCCCTGGGCCGTGGCCCTGTCAGCATCCCGGCGAACAATTCTGCCGCGCTGGCCCGGTTGCCGTTCCACGAAGTGGGCTACCCGGAGTACGCGACCACCGGCTTCGGCTGGCCTGTGGCCCCTGAGCACCTCGGCATCCTCCTCCGCGAAATGAAGGACCGCTACGGCGAGGCCCTGCCCCCGCTGTACATCACTGAGAGCGGGGCGAGCTTCCCGGAGCCGGAGCACGTGTCCGGTCCGATTGTTGACACGAAAAGAATCGACTATCTGGCCAGCCACCTGGGCCATGCGCTTGCCGCCACGGCCCCTGGCGGTCTCGCCGAGGACGTGAAGTTGCTGGGCTACTACGTGTGGACGCTTTTGGACAATTTCGAGTGGGCCGCGGGGTATTCGCAGCGGTTCGGACTGATCCACGTGGACTTCGACACGCTGGAGCGCACTCCCAAGGAATCCTTCTACTGGTTCCAGGCACTCAGCAAGGCGCGGAAGGCTTAGGCGCGGACCTACTGTCGCTTGTTTGCCCTATTGATGCGCTTGGCCCGGTCGATTTCCTGGCGGAAGTGCTTCTTGGCCCACAAAACGCCAGCGACCACCGCAGCGGCAACCAGTAGGAAAATTAACCATTCCATGATGCTGTCCTTTCGTTGTCAGCAACCTTACCAAGAGTTCACAGCGAAGGATCCTGCCGCCCTCCGGGGGCCGGCTGCCGCTCCGGCAGCCGTGCTTCGCCAGGCCGCGCCTCCGGCTTGGAGCGCGCCAGTTTCCAGAGGGCGAAGGCGATGAGACCCACTGCTATCAGCGCCAGCAGCGCGAACGTGTAGGACCGAAGCGCCCACATCAGGCACAGCGCCACGCCGCCCGCCCCCCACCAGACAAACAACCGTTCCGCCAAGAGCAGCCCTGACAGCAGCAGGGCGGCGTGCAGCGCCAGGACCCAGAGCTGCTGGCCGCCGGATCCGCCAAAGAGGATCCCCAAGCCGCTCAACCCAAGCAGTGCGGCGCCCGAACCCAACAACGTGCGGCCCGCCGTCGTGGATCCGACAGCGTAGCGCAGGGCAGCCAGCCCGGACGCTAGGAGCACGTACCACTGAACCGCCCAGAACGGGTCCGGAAGGTTGCCGCCCGTGACTAGCACTGCGCGCTGCACGGCTACCGTCACCGCGAAGGCGCCGCTTTCCGCAGCCACCCTCCGCATCCGGACCGGAACTTCCCTCACGATAATCGCCACGGTCGCTGCCACCAGCAGGGCACCTGCCAGGGAAGTCGCGTCCTGCACCACGCCCGCCAGGGCAGCCGCCGCCACCCCAAGCGCACCGGCGCAGAGCAGGGTCTGCCGCCTCACCTTGTCCTGGGCATTCCGTGCGAACGAGGCTCCATAGAGGAGCAGCCCGGCCAGGCCGCAGCCGGCCAGCCACGGCAGGTAGGCACCCCACGCTCCCGGGACGCCGCGGAACAGGGTGGCTGCAAGGAGCGTGCTTCCGCCCAGGGCGAGTGCTGCGGCCGGCGGATAGAGCAGCGGCAGGCGTTCCACGTGCGATGCTGCAGACCCGGTGACCGCCAGTACCAGGAGTGCGGCGCCCATGATCCAGTCTGCGGCCTCGCCGGCGAAGAGTATGGCGGTGGCGGCCGGAACTGCTGCCCCGGCCAGCCAGAACCAACGGTCAACGGTGACCACCGGTGGTCCGTGGTGGCGCCGTCGTCGGACGATTCCGGCGGCATTGAAGGCGAGGGACGCCGCCAGGAGGGTCAGGGGAACGCCGTCACTGCCGAGAAGTGGCGCTTCGAGGAAGGAGCCGGGGCCGAACTCCAGCGCCGGTCCTGCTGCAACAACTCCGAATACGCCCCCGTAGACGCAAAGATAGAGCGCGCCCCGTGCCGCGAACAGCCGATGGGCAGCAACTGCACCAAGAAGCAGCAACAGCAATTCCACCAGGACAACGCCCCGGCCTCCCTCAGGATCGCGGACAGCAGACACCCCGCCACCCTGAATCACATAGAGCACCGGAAGTACCGCCTGCGCCGCAAGGGTCAGCCACACGGCGGCGTCCTGGAAGGGAATTTGCTCCAGCCGGTGGCGCATGAACCACCGGATGACATGCTGGACGGCCAGCACGCCGGCGAAGGTCAGCGACACTGCCGTGGGGGAAGCAGTAACGTCATAGCTGAAGACCAGCGCCAGCGCCGCCGTCAGAACGCGGGCAGAGGCGAAATACGCTCCCTTCGCGTGCCGCGGCTCAACCGAAACAACCATGACAGCGCAGAAGACGGCGAAGATTGCGAGGAGGAGCTCGACGTCAGGGAGGCGCCCGGCGCTGAATGCCAGCAGGACTGCCAGCATGGATGGCGCAAAGTATGCAGCTGCGGCAAGGTCCCGAAAGACGTACCCGGACGCCGCGGCACTGAGCGCCATCACCGTTACAGCCACGGTTCGTTGCCAGTCCCCCGCCTCACCCGGACCTGCCGGCAGGATCACCGCCAGTGCCAGGGTGGCGGTCTGCAGCGCTAAGACCAGGGCGACGTCGGCGACCACGGCTTCGGGGGCGCGGTGGCGCACCTCAGCGGCCAGCGGAAAGACGAGCTGCGCCGCCAAAACCACGATAAGCAGTGCGGCCAGCGAAACTTCTTCGCCAGCGACCACCCAAGGCCCGGACGCTTCCTGGAGCCGCGCATAGGACGACACCACGAGCAAAGTGGCCGCGCCGCGTGCCAGCCACCAGTAGGTCCAACGCCGGCTGGTGGCCACGCATCTGAAACCCAGCGTTCCCAAATATAGGACCACCAGCGTCAGCATGCCGTTGGCCAGATCCTCCGACACCCCGGAGTAGGCAGTCGAGACGGCGGCCGCCGCGACTGACAGCGGCAACACCTCAACCACCGCTGGTCGCCAGGACCCCTCAGTGGACCTCGGAAACAGGAACACGCCCATGGCCACTGCAGCCAGGAGCTGGCCAGCCAGGGCTGTGGCCGCAAACTGGCTTCCTGACGAGGAGTCCGTGACAGTCAAGGCGACAAGGCACACCGTACCCGCAGCGCTGAACCCGACCAGGGTCGGGGTGGGCATCAGCGTCACCGCACCGGACCGCTCCGCCACCGCCGACACCAACTGCTGGACCACCAAGGCAAGCCACAGGGAGAAGATCGCCGCCGTCAGCGTCTCCTGCCTGCCCTCCATCACCGCGGCAGTCAGGGCCGGGACGGCAAGGGTGCCGGAAACTCGCGACGCAAGGACATGGTACAGGCGCACCTCGGGACCGGCTGCCACAGCCCTCACCACCCAGAAAAATGTTGCGGCTGCCAGCAGGGTGACGACAGGCCAAGGACCCAGTTGCGCCCCTGCGACGATGCCCGTGGCCAGCGCAGCCGGAGGTGCCCATTCAGCGGGCCCGTGGACCTTCACTGCAATGAACATCCCCGACGCCAAGCCGGCACAGACAGCCCACAACAGCAGTTCATCGCCGGTGCCGGAAGCAGGCAGGAGCAGACAGAAAACCAGCATCAGCTGCGCGCCGAAGCACACAAGGGAGTCCGTTATCCAGTGCTGCTTTCCGCCCCGGGCCGGAGACCACCGCCGCAGGACCGGCTCCGCGGCGGCCACGGCTGCAGACTGTACGGCCAGCAGCGACCCGGCGACAAGAAGCGCCCAGGTGGCAAGGCCGGTCAGTTGCCAGGCACAAGCGGATGCCGCGAGCGTTAGTGTGAGCCGCGCACCATAGGTCTTCAGGAGGCGTGCGCCCGCGGAAGGCACCACGGCCGACAACGCAAAGTATGTTCCGCAGAGGGCCATGATCAGGGCAAACTCACCTCGGCCCAGGCCCAACGGAACGGCCGCCGCCGCCAGGGCTATCGCCGGGACCACGAAAGGGTCCAGAAGCATGATGGGCCGCAAGAACAATGGGGGCATCCAACGCGGCTTCACCAGCCTGGCCGCTGTCGCCGCGGCCGCGAGCCCGATCATGGCCGCGAAGTACCAAACGAGTGGAGCCTCCAGCACGGACACCCCGGACCAGGCCGTTGAGACTACGAAAGTCAGGGACAGGTAGACGAGCACCCGGCTTTCGAGGCGAACGGCGGCCACCACATATGCCACCGTTCCAACGACGGATGTCAGGAGCCAGGCCAGGCCCGCATCCTGCACGGCAAAGCCATACATGGCGAGCCCGGTGACTGGAACCAGCGCGAGGCCGGTCCCGGCGAACGCAGTGGCAGCGGGCCGAAGCCGCGGAGCCTTGACGTGAAGGACGAGCCCTGCGCCATAGAAGAGGACCGTAATGAGGCAAACGCCGGCAAATCGCTGCACGGCCGGCAGGCTGGTCCCCACGAAGAGGGCCCCTGCTGCCACCAGCAACAGGCTCGCCACGTAAAGGGTGACGTTGATGTTCTGCCGTTCACGCTTCTCTTTGCGTGCCTGCACTTCGTCCGGGGATTCGGTGTTCCGGTACGTCGTTGCGGCCGGCACTGCAGAGTCCGCCGGTGCCGGCGGTGCCGCTGTCACTGCCGGTGAGGCTGTCACTTCCGGAGCGGTGGGAGCGCTGTCCGCCGGGTCCGCTTCCGCAGGGACGGGACGCGCCGTCCCTGCCGCAGCATGGTCGATCCTTTCGGACGCAGAGGCCCCAGGCGGTGGCGCGTGGAAACCAGTGTTGCGGGGCGGCGGAGCCGCTGCCGCAATTGCAGCATCGTTCCATCCCTGGACGTGTCCGGCCAAGAACCCGCTCCGGTAGGCCTCGCCATTGGCCGCCCGCAGCCGGCGATTGGCACGCCGGGATGCGAACAACAGGATTGCAGCAACAATGACCAGGATCGTCATGAGGGCAGACCACATGGGGGTATTCCTTTCGGTGTGAACGCCGCCCATCAAGAACAACCCAATTAATCCAGCGACTGGAATAACCGTAGTAAAAAATAGCCCCGCTGCGTAGACACGCAGCGGGGCTGTTGATAAGTCTCAGCAGGCCGTCAGACGGCGTACTGATCCCTGATCAAAAAGTAGTACTACTTGATGATCTTGGTAACGCGTCCCGAACCAACGGTGCGGCCGCCTTCGCGGATTGCGAAGCCGAGGCCCTCTTCCATAGCGATGGGCTGGATGAGCGCAACGGTCATCTCAGTGTTATCGCCAGGCATAACCATTTC harbors:
- the rpsC gene encoding 30S ribosomal protein S3, yielding MGQKVNPHGFRLGITTDHVSHWFADSTKSGQRYKDFVREDIRIRQLMSTGMERAGIAKVEIERTRDRVRVDIHTARPGIVIGRRGAEADRIRGELEKLTGKQVQLNILEVKNPEMEAQLVAQGVAEQLTSRVAFRRAMKKAMQSAQRAGAKGIRIACSGRLGGAEMSRSEFYREGRVPLHTLRANIDYGFYEAKTTFGRIGVKVWIYKGDVTSKELAQQAAAAPSRGRGASDRPGRPGGADRGDRRRRTDRPAAEAAPAAEAPAAEAASAAPAQAVEGGQA
- the rplV gene encoding 50S ribosomal protein L22; translation: MEAKAIARHIRVTPMKARRVVNLVRGKQANEALAILKFAPQAASEPVFKVVQSAISNARVLADRDGVAFDEGDLIISEAFVDEGPTMKRFQPRAQGRAFQIKKRTSHITVVVATPEKEEAR
- the rpsS gene encoding 30S ribosomal protein S19, whose product is MPRSLKKGPFVDQHLFVKVDRENEKGTKNVIKTWSRRSMIIPDMLGHTIAVHDGRKHIPVFVTESMVGHKLGEFAPTRTFRGHVKDDRKGKRR
- the rplB gene encoding 50S ribosomal protein L2 is translated as MGIRKYKPTTPGRRGSSVADFTEITRSTPEKSLVRPLPKKGGRNNTGKITTRHKGGGHKRQYRLIDFRRHDKDGVNARVAEIEYDPNRTARIALLHYVDGTKRYIIAPNKLSQGDVVEAGASADIKPGNNLPLLNIPVGTVVHAVELRPGGGAKMGRSAGASIQLVAKEGRFAQLRLPSGEIRNVDVRCRATIGEVGNAEQSNINWGKAGRMRWKGVRPTVRGVAMNPVDHPHGGGEGKTSGGRNPVNPNGKREGRTRRPNKESDKLIVRRRRTGKNKR
- the rplW gene encoding 50S ribosomal protein L23; this encodes MSAATIKDPRDVVLAPVVSEKSYGLIDEGKYTFLVDPRSNKTEIKLAVEKIFSVKVDSINTINRAGKRKRTKFGWGTRKNTKRAIVTLKEGTIDIFGGPLA
- the rplD gene encoding 50S ribosomal protein L4 is translated as MTSTVKVDLPAEIFDVQTNVPLLHQVVVAQLAAARQGTHKTKTRAEVSGAGRKPFKQKGTGRARQGSIRAPHMTGGGVVHGPTPRDYSQRTPKKMIAAALRGALSDRARNGRIHVVAELVAGTKPSAKDALATLRGVSERKNLLVVIERANDVAALSVRNLADVHVLYADQLNTYDVLVSDDVVFTKAAYEAFVAAKAKNEEDAK
- the rplC gene encoding 50S ribosomal protein L3 yields the protein MTATRNVKGLLGTKLGMTQVWDENNKLIPVTVVQADSNVITQLRNADVDGYVAVQIGYGQIDPRKVTKPLAGHFEKAGVTPRRHVVELRTADAAEYELGQELSVEVFEAGQKIDVVGTTKGKGFAGVMKRHGFHGVGASHGAHKNHRKPGSIGGASTPSRVFKGMKMAGRMGAVRHTTLNLTVHAVDVEKSLLLIKGAVPGARGQVVLVRTAVKGA
- the rpsJ gene encoding 30S ribosomal protein S10 — translated: MAGQKIRIRLKSYDHEVIDVSARKIVETVTRAGATVVGPVPLPTEKNVYCVIRSPHKYKDSREHFEMRTHKRLIDIIDPTPKAVDSLMRLDLPADVNIEIKL
- a CDS encoding GH1 family beta-glucosidase gives rise to the protein MTVQNSAALQSLAERLDPNFVLGVAAAAFQIEGSLKADGRGPSGWDAFAEKPGSIMDGHSPAVACDHYNRSGEDVALMRELGVDSYRFSISWPRIQPEGRGSFNSQGLDFYDRLIDQLLEAGISPMATLYHWDTPLPLEHGGGWMNRSTAERFAEYSAAAGQRFGDRVAQWVTLNEPVSVTLNGYALGVHAPGHDLLFNALPSIHHQLLGHGLAVQALRGAGVTGAVGVTNLHSPVRPATGKRGDRMVARIFDILMNRVYADPVLLGRYPKLPLAVRPWFRSMGRISDADLRTIHQPLDFYGLNYYYPVKVALGRGPVSIPANNSAALARLPFHEVGYPEYATTGFGWPVAPEHLGILLREMKDRYGEALPPLYITESGASFPEPEHVSGPIVDTKRIDYLASHLGHALAATAPGGLAEDVKLLGYYVWTLLDNFEWAAGYSQRFGLIHVDFDTLERTPKESFYWFQALSKARKA